A region from the Pseudomonas sp. KU26590 genome encodes:
- the cysC gene encoding adenylyl-sulfate kinase yields the protein MNTHNPGLTQHNPLVPYPFSEITPAPSAARPSVIWLTGLSAAGKSTIVDSLNPVLRARGLMTCILDGDSVRTGLCRDLSFSAEDREENVRRVAEVAALMVEAGLTVMVALISPTRSARKLARSIVGSARFVEVFVDVPLAVAEARDPKGLYRRARAGRISGFTGLDSAYEPPEFPELHIRSDEVEVGRAVRMIDDWLLARG from the coding sequence ATGAATACGCACAATCCTGGCCTGACGCAGCACAACCCTCTGGTGCCGTACCCGTTCAGCGAGATTACGCCGGCCCCGTCCGCCGCCCGCCCGAGCGTCATCTGGTTGACCGGCCTGTCGGCGGCGGGAAAATCCACCATCGTCGACAGCCTCAATCCGGTGCTCCGGGCACGTGGCTTGATGACCTGCATTCTGGACGGCGATTCGGTGCGAACCGGCTTGTGCCGTGACTTGAGTTTTTCTGCCGAGGATCGTGAAGAGAACGTGCGGCGAGTGGCAGAAGTGGCGGCGTTGATGGTTGAAGCGGGGTTGACGGTGATGGTCGCGTTAATCTCCCCAACCCGCTCGGCCAGGAAGCTGGCCCGTTCGATTGTGGGCAGTGCGCGGTTTGTGGAGGTGTTTGTGGATGTGCCGTTGGCGGTGGCTGAAGCCCGGGATCCGAAGGGGTTGTACCGCAGGGCTCGGGCTGGGCGGATTTCAGGGTTTACCGGGCTAGATTCGGCGTACGAACCGCCGGAGTTTCCGGAGCTGCATATTCGCAGTGATGAGGTGGAGGTGGGGCGGGCGGTGAGGATGATCGATGACTGGTTGTTGGCGCGGGGGTAG
- the egtB gene encoding ergothioneine biosynthesis protein EgtB: protein MTRQLRQLRETSSTHTLCQRFQSVRDRTEFLVEPLSAEDMVVQSMPDASPAKWHMAHTTWFFETFLLMPNLPAYEAFDPTFGYLFNSYYEAVGPRQPRPQRGLMTRPSVDQVLAYRRHVDENMTTLLMTPLSDEMTSLIELGLAHEEQHQELLLMDILHLFSLSSLKPAYSPRWPKDLSGRRGHFKPLSAGLTEIGHDGDGFSFDNEGPRHTTYLQSFEISDRLVTNGEWLSFIADGGYHTAALWLSEGWTLVQENGWNSPLYWQHDENGWSRMSLRGLESIDPSAPVTHISYYEAAAFALWADARLPTEAEWEAAARAGLLEQVDDVAWQWTQSAYSAYPGFKPSVGAVGEYNGKFMVNQMVLRGGASVTSPDHCRLTYRNFFHADKRWMVSGLRLARDSRQPGAVDPNDSEFARDVVAGLGAPEKTLSPKYFYDAAGSDLFEAICETAEYYPTRAETGLLKRIAGQIAATIPPGAALVEFGSGASEKTRLVLDAAPHIAVYVPIDISATALNKAARSLRQRYPSLIVAPQVDDFTRVLTLPEEADGHTRVGFFPGSTIGNFSHEQAVDFLHSAHDVLGENAHFIVGVDMVKDEQTLVAAYDDAEGVTAQFNKNLLTRINRELNADFDVSAFDHLAVWNAEQACMEMHLVSRKQQSVTVAGHTFRFAAGERLHTENSHKFTVESFTELAARAGWTVSESWISDAPEVALFSLQA from the coding sequence ATGACGCGCCAATTACGCCAGCTTCGCGAAACATCCTCCACGCACACCCTGTGCCAGCGCTTTCAGAGCGTGCGCGACCGCACCGAATTTCTGGTCGAGCCGCTGAGCGCCGAGGACATGGTAGTGCAGTCGATGCCCGATGCCAGCCCGGCTAAATGGCACATGGCGCACACCACGTGGTTCTTCGAGACCTTCCTGCTGATGCCGAACCTGCCGGCGTATGAAGCGTTCGATCCGACGTTCGGCTACCTGTTCAACTCCTATTACGAAGCCGTCGGTCCGCGTCAACCCCGCCCACAACGCGGCCTGATGACCCGGCCGAGCGTTGATCAGGTGCTGGCTTACCGCAGGCACGTCGACGAGAACATGACGACGCTGCTGATGACGCCGCTGAGCGACGAAATGACCAGCCTCATCGAACTCGGCCTGGCCCATGAAGAGCAGCATCAGGAACTGCTGCTGATGGACATCCTGCATCTGTTCAGTCTGTCGTCCCTGAAACCGGCCTACAGCCCGCGCTGGCCGAAAGACCTGTCGGGCCGTCGCGGTCATTTCAAACCGCTGAGCGCCGGCCTGACCGAAATCGGCCACGACGGCGACGGTTTTTCGTTCGATAACGAAGGGCCGCGCCATACCACGTACTTGCAGTCCTTCGAGATCAGCGACCGGCTGGTGACCAATGGCGAGTGGCTGAGTTTTATTGCCGACGGCGGCTATCACACCGCCGCCTTGTGGCTGTCTGAAGGCTGGACGCTGGTGCAGGAAAACGGCTGGAATTCCCCGCTGTACTGGCAGCACGACGAGAACGGCTGGAGCCGCATGAGCCTGCGCGGCCTTGAGTCGATTGACCCGTCGGCGCCGGTCACCCACATCAGTTATTACGAAGCCGCGGCGTTTGCCCTCTGGGCAGACGCGCGCCTGCCCACCGAAGCCGAATGGGAAGCCGCCGCCCGCGCCGGCTTGCTGGAGCAAGTGGACGATGTGGCCTGGCAGTGGACGCAAAGCGCCTACAGCGCCTACCCCGGCTTCAAGCCATCGGTGGGTGCAGTGGGCGAGTACAACGGCAAATTCATGGTCAATCAGATGGTCCTGCGCGGCGGTGCCAGCGTCACGTCGCCCGATCATTGCCGCCTGACCTATCGCAACTTCTTCCACGCCGACAAGCGCTGGATGGTCTCGGGCCTGCGCCTGGCCCGTGACAGCCGTCAGCCCGGCGCGGTTGATCCGAACGACAGCGAGTTCGCCCGCGACGTGGTGGCCGGTCTCGGCGCCCCGGAGAAAACCCTGTCGCCCAAGTATTTCTATGACGCAGCGGGTTCCGACCTGTTCGAAGCCATCTGCGAAACCGCCGAGTACTACCCGACCCGCGCGGAAACCGGGTTGCTGAAACGCATCGCCGGGCAGATCGCCGCGACCATTCCACCCGGCGCGGCCCTGGTGGAATTCGGCAGCGGCGCCAGCGAGAAAACGCGTCTGGTGCTGGATGCCGCGCCACACATCGCGGTGTACGTGCCGATCGACATCAGTGCGACGGCACTGAATAAAGCCGCAAGGTCGTTGCGCCAACGTTACCCGTCGCTGATCGTCGCCCCGCAAGTCGACGATTTCACCCGCGTACTTACGCTGCCTGAAGAAGCCGATGGCCACACCCGCGTGGGTTTCTTCCCGGGCTCCACCATCGGCAATTTCAGCCACGAGCAGGCCGTTGATTTTCTCCACAGTGCCCACGATGTGTTGGGCGAAAACGCGCATTTCATCGTCGGTGTCGATATGGTCAAGGACGAGCAGACGCTGGTGGCGGCTTACGATGACGCCGAAGGCGTGACCGCGCAGTTCAACAAGAACCTGCTCACGCGCATCAATCGCGAGCTGAACGCCGACTTCGATGTTTCCGCTTTCGATCATCTGGCGGTGTGGAACGCCGAACAGGCCTGCATGGAAATGCACCTGGTGAGCCGCAAACAGCAGAGCGTCACGGTCGCCGGGCACACCTTCCGCTTCGCCGCCGGGGAACGGCTGCACACCGAGAACTCCCACAAGTTCACGGTTGAGTCGTTCACCGAACTGGCAGCGCGTGCGGGGTGGACCGTCAGCGAATCCTGGATCAGCGACGCGCCAGAGGTGGCGTTGTTCAGCTTGCAGGCGTAA
- a CDS encoding transaldolase family protein: protein MRDLITELLPDELSRSVAGVSGATTNPSLISQAVMSNAAHYRDFLHTLPTSLPAETRLRLLYDQMIIDSAQPLLPLFKHSKQRYGWLSAQIEGGHWMNQDALVARGLELAALAPNVMIKIPGSAQGYRAIEQLVARGCSINNTFCFTVSQLDACLKAIHAGRQRALANGVNTERARYVVSFMIGRLGAEPEFERQARASRIHLGATDKRWAELAVYQAMQALMRKRETPAQLLLCSIKVDTDARGREHCWHLQRTGADTTLYTLTPQLIEFLVRRQQAGRSIAPATEWVQIPGKVLDRLLAIPYFNQAYFEGGLTPDEYARHPAFLTASNDVRLGVQRLHGFIADTLDAPGFTPRVARHPATLEGRA from the coding sequence ATGCGTGATCTTATTACCGAACTGTTGCCCGATGAACTGAGTCGCTCGGTTGCGGGCGTCAGCGGGGCCACCACCAATCCATCGTTGATCAGTCAGGCGGTTATGAGCAATGCAGCCCACTACCGTGATTTTCTCCACACCTTGCCGACGTCCCTGCCGGCAGAAACCCGACTGCGACTGCTCTACGACCAGATGATCATCGACAGTGCCCAGCCGTTGCTGCCGCTGTTCAAACATTCAAAACAGCGTTATGGCTGGCTGTCCGCGCAGATTGAGGGCGGGCACTGGATGAACCAGGACGCGCTGGTCGCCCGGGGGCTGGAGCTGGCGGCGCTGGCGCCGAACGTCATGATCAAGATCCCGGGCAGCGCCCAGGGCTATCGCGCCATCGAGCAACTGGTGGCGCGGGGCTGCTCGATCAATAACACCTTCTGTTTTACCGTTTCCCAGCTGGATGCCTGCCTCAAGGCCATCCACGCCGGGCGTCAGCGGGCGCTCGCCAACGGCGTGAACACGGAGCGGGCGCGTTACGTGGTCAGCTTCATGATCGGCCGGCTGGGTGCAGAACCGGAGTTTGAGCGGCAGGCGCGGGCCAGTCGCATCCACCTCGGTGCCACGGATAAACGCTGGGCCGAACTGGCGGTGTATCAGGCGATGCAGGCCCTGATGCGCAAGCGCGAGACACCGGCGCAGCTGTTGCTGTGCAGCATCAAGGTCGACACCGATGCCCGTGGGCGCGAGCATTGCTGGCACCTGCAGCGCACCGGCGCCGACACCACGCTGTACACGCTGACGCCCCAACTCATCGAATTTCTCGTACGCCGTCAGCAGGCCGGGCGCAGCATCGCACCGGCGACGGAATGGGTGCAGATTCCCGGCAAAGTGCTCGACCGCCTTCTGGCCATTCCGTATTTCAACCAGGCGTACTTTGAAGGCGGCCTGACCCCGGACGAATACGCTCGTCATCCGGCGTTCCTGACCGCAAGCAATGACGTACGCCTGGGCGTGCAGCGCCTGCACGGCTTCATCGCCGACACCCTCGATGCGCCAGGTTTCACGCCTCGCGTCGCGCGTCACCCAGCGACCCTGGAGGGGCGGGCATGA
- a CDS encoding sulfotransferase family protein: MNRMIGLWAHPRSRSTILERVFIERGDFEVFHEPFAHMAFDEHSAIPHGDLNGGMPRDYSGIKAMLRDARQRAHVFHKDMAYHCLAPLKADAEFLLEQQNIFIIRDPARAILSHHAVFAQMPAHAIGHQALYEIFRKVRRLTGKVPYVINAEDLASRPELTLRRLCDHLQLDFMPEALSWAATCPEQWKAWRSWHRDAENSTTITPGTAHFDERPLHADPRLVAYFQLHRPFYARMNQFTQQG, translated from the coding sequence ATGAACCGCATGATTGGCCTCTGGGCCCATCCGCGCTCGCGATCGACGATCCTCGAAAGGGTGTTCATCGAGCGTGGTGACTTCGAGGTGTTCCATGAGCCGTTTGCCCACATGGCCTTCGACGAACACTCGGCCATTCCCCACGGGGACCTCAACGGCGGCATGCCCCGTGACTACTCCGGCATCAAGGCCATGTTGCGCGATGCTCGCCAGCGTGCCCATGTGTTCCACAAGGACATGGCGTACCACTGCCTCGCCCCGTTGAAGGCCGACGCCGAGTTTCTGCTGGAGCAACAGAACATCTTCATCATTCGCGACCCCGCCCGGGCGATCCTTTCCCATCACGCGGTCTTTGCGCAGATGCCGGCGCACGCCATTGGCCATCAGGCGCTTTACGAGATCTTTCGCAAGGTCAGGCGACTGACCGGGAAAGTCCCTTACGTGATAAACGCCGAGGACCTGGCAAGCCGTCCGGAGCTCACCCTGCGCAGGCTTTGCGACCACCTGCAACTGGACTTCATGCCCGAGGCGCTGAGCTGGGCCGCGACATGCCCCGAACAGTGGAAGGCCTGGCGCAGCTGGCACAGGGACGCCGAGAACAGCACCACGATTACGCCGGGCACTGCCCATTTCGACGAGCGCCCTCTGCACGCCGATCCCCGCCTGGTGGCGTATTTCCAACTCCATCGCCCTTTCTATGCGCGCATGAATCAGTTCACTCAGCAGGGATAG
- a CDS encoding cytochrome b, producing MSKPPATERYSYKARWFHWVMAILIVLAYALILSRTQLARGSDARTFVVQTHFWVGIVVLVMAFFRIAERHRHTPPGITPPLEGVLRLAATLSHYALYAFLFAQPLMGLFTVLLERGAVPIPLTALSIPSPFDMSKDTAETLEHYHVLLGTIFYYVIGLHVIAALWHHFVRKDNTVKRMV from the coding sequence GTGAGCAAACCTCCCGCTACCGAACGCTACAGCTATAAAGCCCGCTGGTTTCACTGGGTGATGGCGATCCTGATTGTGCTCGCCTACGCGCTGATCCTGAGCCGTACCCAGCTGGCCCGTGGCAGTGACGCACGGACCTTCGTCGTGCAAACGCATTTCTGGGTTGGCATCGTCGTGTTGGTCATGGCGTTTTTCCGCATCGCCGAGCGCCACCGCCACACCCCGCCAGGCATTACCCCGCCCCTGGAAGGCGTATTGCGTCTGGCCGCCACGCTGTCCCATTACGCGCTGTACGCTTTCCTGTTCGCGCAACCGCTTATGGGTCTGTTCACGGTGCTGCTGGAGCGCGGCGCCGTGCCGATCCCCCTGACTGCGTTGAGCATTCCATCGCCGTTCGACATGTCCAAGGACACCGCCGAAACGCTGGAGCACTACCACGTCTTGCTGGGCACCATTTTTTACTACGTCATCGGCCTGCACGTGATCGCAGCCCTCTGGCATCACTTCGTGCGCAAGGACAACACCGTCAAGCGCATGGTGTAA
- a CDS encoding HlyD family secretion protein, giving the protein MPATTQPRSARIRLVSSILFGGIALAGVLIVLYAWQLPPFSSPIESTENALIRGQTTVIGPQLSGYVYEVPVQDFQWVKQGDLLVRIDDRIYQQHLDQGIAQLGVQKAALANNLQQRRSAEATIAQRQAAVANAQAQSEKAAADLRRGQALVTDGSVSKSEFDVTRAADAQAKAALAEAKAALEISRQDLQTVIVNRGSLEASVQNAEAAIELARIDLTNTRITAPRDGQLGQVGVRLGAYVNSGAQLMALVPRPRWIIANMKETQMANVRLGQPVSFTVDALENLKMRGRVQRISPAAGSEFSLLPADNATGNFVKIAQRIPVRITIDDDQHDVDRLRPGMSVVVSIDTSQDGAVPPDPVDGKVDSADRR; this is encoded by the coding sequence ATGCCGGCCACCACGCAACCGCGTTCGGCGCGCATACGCCTGGTGTCCTCGATTCTGTTCGGTGGCATTGCCCTGGCGGGTGTCCTCATCGTGTTGTACGCATGGCAGTTGCCGCCGTTCAGCAGCCCGATCGAAAGCACTGAAAACGCCCTGATTCGCGGGCAGACCACGGTCATCGGCCCGCAATTGAGTGGCTACGTCTATGAAGTGCCGGTGCAGGATTTTCAGTGGGTCAAGCAGGGCGACTTGCTGGTGCGCATCGACGACCGGATCTACCAGCAGCACCTCGATCAGGGCATTGCGCAGTTGGGCGTTCAGAAGGCTGCGCTGGCCAATAATCTGCAACAACGGCGCAGCGCCGAGGCCACCATTGCCCAGCGTCAGGCAGCCGTTGCGAATGCCCAGGCACAGAGTGAAAAAGCCGCGGCCGACCTTCGCCGGGGGCAGGCGTTGGTGACCGATGGTTCGGTGTCCAAGAGTGAGTTCGACGTCACCCGCGCCGCCGATGCGCAAGCAAAGGCAGCACTGGCCGAAGCCAAGGCAGCGCTGGAGATTTCCCGTCAGGACCTGCAAACGGTGATCGTCAATCGCGGCTCGCTGGAAGCCTCGGTGCAGAATGCCGAAGCCGCCATCGAGCTGGCGCGGATCGACCTGACCAACACGCGCATCACCGCGCCTCGGGACGGCCAACTGGGCCAGGTCGGGGTACGACTGGGGGCGTACGTCAATTCCGGCGCACAGTTGATGGCACTGGTGCCGCGCCCGCGCTGGATCATTGCCAACATGAAAGAGACCCAGATGGCCAACGTGCGCCTGGGTCAGCCGGTGAGCTTCACCGTTGATGCCCTGGAAAACCTGAAGATGCGCGGCCGGGTACAGCGCATCTCGCCCGCAGCGGGGTCTGAGTTCAGCCTGCTGCCTGCCGACAACGCCACCGGCAACTTCGTCAAGATCGCCCAGCGTATTCCGGTGCGCATCACCATTGACGACGACCAGCACGACGTGGACCGCCTGCGCCCGGGGATGTCGGTGGTGGTCAGCATCGACACCAGCCAGGACGGCGCCGTACCGCCCGACCCGGTGGATGGCAAGGTGGACTCAGCCGATCGGCGCTGA
- a CDS encoding XdhC family protein, translated as MNDLSSLLGALDEAQTGQQEAVIATVVKVEGSAYRRPGARMIIASMGEATGTVSGGCLESDVSKKAWWLTANGKPSLRTYSTGEDDDELEDAELSFGLGCNGTVHILFERIDPQAASLVVEVLREVKASGTGAALATVIGTQSERHTALGERVAIRSSGQVQVEMRERWLATAVAEDLKTVLDARRSATRTYESADGAVEVLLEYIAAPRRLVVFGAGHDAMPLVSMARLQGWHITVIDARSHFARPQRFPDADQVLSAPLQPMPELHGMVADAAVVVMTHSLSQDRHWLGQVLQSTPRYIGQLGPRSRTERLLDELPDQAREAAAQASLHYPVGLDLGGDAPHSVALSILAEINAVFNSRSGGMLKHRQASIHAVDVTLEQARELRMIS; from the coding sequence ATGAATGATCTATCCAGTCTGCTGGGGGCGCTCGATGAAGCGCAGACCGGGCAGCAGGAGGCAGTGATCGCCACGGTGGTCAAGGTCGAGGGCTCGGCTTATCGCCGCCCCGGTGCGCGGATGATTATCGCGTCGATGGGCGAAGCGACCGGCACCGTCAGCGGCGGCTGCCTGGAAAGCGACGTCAGCAAGAAGGCCTGGTGGCTGACCGCCAATGGCAAACCGTCCCTGCGCACGTACAGCACCGGCGAGGACGACGACGAGCTCGAAGACGCCGAACTCAGCTTCGGTCTGGGCTGCAACGGCACGGTGCACATCCTCTTCGAACGGATCGATCCGCAGGCGGCGAGTCTGGTGGTCGAAGTGTTGCGTGAGGTCAAGGCCAGCGGCACCGGCGCGGCGCTGGCGACGGTGATCGGAACCCAGAGCGAACGTCACACCGCGTTGGGCGAGCGGGTGGCCATCCGTTCATCGGGGCAGGTGCAGGTTGAAATGCGCGAGCGCTGGCTGGCGACGGCCGTGGCCGAGGACCTGAAAACGGTGCTTGATGCCCGCCGCTCGGCGACGCGTACCTACGAGAGCGCAGACGGCGCCGTTGAAGTGCTGCTTGAGTACATCGCAGCGCCGCGTCGACTGGTGGTCTTCGGTGCCGGGCATGACGCGATGCCGCTGGTGAGCATGGCGCGGCTACAGGGCTGGCACATCACGGTGATCGATGCGCGCTCGCACTTCGCCCGGCCCCAGCGTTTTCCGGATGCCGATCAGGTGCTGTCCGCGCCGTTGCAGCCAATGCCCGAACTCCACGGGATGGTCGCCGATGCCGCCGTGGTGGTGATGACCCACAGCCTGAGTCAGGATCGTCACTGGCTGGGGCAGGTTCTGCAATCGACGCCACGCTACATTGGCCAGCTCGGGCCGCGCAGCCGCACCGAGCGTTTGCTCGACGAGCTGCCGGATCAAGCCCGTGAAGCCGCTGCGCAGGCCAGCCTGCATTATCCGGTCGGACTGGACCTGGGCGGCGACGCGCCGCACAGCGTGGCGTTGTCGATCCTTGCGGAGATCAACGCCGTGTTCAACAGCCGCAGCGGCGGGATGCTCAAACATCGGCAAGCGAGCATTCATGCGGTGGATGTCACGCTTGAGCAGGCGCGGGAGCTGAGAATGATCAGCTAG
- a CDS encoding SDR family NAD(P)-dependent oxidoreductase, with the protein MKKIVITGAANGIGKATTYACVKAGYYVIAADSDRLGLQSLQASLPLHRLETHLADFSQAHVYQSFISNLYDLHKHRALYALVNNAGIYHGKSVYDYTDAEVDEIWAVNLKSLGYLSRDFARRESAAGYSRSIVNITSVAGEVGSMDAWYGATKAGVIGLTKSNAWNFSPGVRVNAVSPGLIRDTSIHDRIPEHRRREYERQELIKEPIQPEGVADVILFLLSEQSRHLTGKVIAVDNGAYPR; encoded by the coding sequence ATGAAGAAAATCGTCATCACCGGCGCCGCCAATGGCATCGGCAAGGCCACCACGTATGCCTGCGTCAAGGCCGGGTATTACGTTATCGCAGCGGACAGCGACAGACTGGGGCTGCAGTCGCTTCAGGCAAGCCTGCCCCTGCACCGACTGGAAACCCACCTGGCGGACTTCTCCCAGGCGCACGTCTATCAGTCGTTTATCAGCAACCTGTACGACCTTCACAAACACCGGGCGCTGTATGCCCTGGTCAACAACGCGGGGATCTATCACGGCAAAAGTGTGTACGACTACACCGACGCGGAAGTGGACGAGATCTGGGCCGTCAACCTCAAATCGCTGGGCTACCTGTCCAGGGACTTCGCACGGCGGGAGTCGGCGGCCGGCTACTCGCGCAGCATCGTCAACATCACCTCGGTGGCAGGGGAGGTCGGCAGCATGGATGCGTGGTACGGCGCGACCAAGGCAGGTGTGATCGGGCTGACCAAGTCCAACGCCTGGAATTTCAGCCCCGGGGTCAGGGTGAACGCCGTGTCACCGGGGCTGATTCGCGACACCTCGATCCATGACCGTATTCCCGAGCACCGGCGCCGGGAGTACGAGCGACAGGAACTCATCAAGGAGCCCATTCAGCCCGAGGGAGTAGCCGACGTCATTCTGTTCCTGCTGTCGGAGCAAAGCCGTCACCTGACCGGAAAAGTCATCGCAGTGGATAACGGCGCCTACCCGCGCTAG
- a CDS encoding class I SAM-dependent methyltransferase, producing the protein MTPVIALSPADRSDIADEDYARQYAADFVERWDELIDWEKRAAGEGFFFYDLLRQARAWRVLDAATGSGFHAAQLHKAGFNVTACDGSPTMVDRARRNFDRLGVDVPVHRYDWQALDARVLGTFDAVLCLGSSLCHLFDREARIAVLKRFRQMLKPGGLLLIDQRNFEAILAGRFTSSGRYYYCGNTASVTLGELDESVCEFVYRFADGAQYRLRVCPVRPRQLQDELRAAGFSAVHAYGDFKPVYDVMSVDFIIHHARA; encoded by the coding sequence ATGACGCCGGTTATCGCGCTTTCGCCTGCTGACCGATCAGACATTGCCGATGAGGACTACGCCCGCCAGTACGCGGCGGACTTCGTCGAGCGCTGGGACGAACTCATCGACTGGGAAAAGCGCGCCGCTGGCGAGGGCTTCTTCTTCTACGATCTGCTGCGTCAGGCCCGCGCCTGGCGTGTGCTGGATGCCGCCACCGGCAGCGGCTTTCATGCGGCGCAGCTGCACAAGGCCGGCTTCAACGTCACCGCGTGTGACGGCAGCCCGACCATGGTGGATCGCGCCCGACGCAACTTCGATCGGCTGGGCGTCGACGTGCCGGTCCACCGTTACGACTGGCAAGCGCTGGACGCCCGCGTGCTGGGCACGTTCGACGCGGTGCTGTGCCTGGGCAGTTCGCTGTGTCACCTGTTCGACCGCGAGGCGCGCATCGCCGTGCTGAAACGGTTTCGGCAGATGCTCAAACCCGGCGGACTGCTGCTGATCGATCAGCGCAACTTCGAAGCCATCCTCGCCGGCCGCTTCACGTCTTCAGGTCGCTATTACTACTGCGGCAATACCGCCAGCGTCACCCTCGGCGAACTCGACGAGTCGGTGTGCGAGTTCGTCTATCGCTTCGCCGACGGTGCGCAGTATCGGCTACGGGTGTGCCCGGTTCGCCCGCGCCAGTTGCAGGACGAACTGCGCGCGGCGGGTTTCAGTGCCGTCCATGCGTACGGCGATTTCAAACCGGTCTACGACGTCATGAGCGTGGACTTCATCATCCATCACGCTCGCGCCTGA
- a CDS encoding MFS transporter, which yields MNDKYRPHDWAPHERPTLPGSPSTPLHATPKRWAYAIVGVIVALTGGLGNALVVANLQYLQGSLGATQAEIAWLPAAYVMTNVSMNLLLVKFRQQFGLRAFTEVFLVLYALVTFAHLFVNDIESAVAVRAAHGMVGAALSSLGLYYMIQAFPQKWRMKALVLGLGTAQLATPLARLVSEDLLQIAEWRGLYLFELGMCLLSLGCVLILKLPPGDRFKAFEKLDFLTFALLASGFAALCAALSLGRIEWWLEEPWIGVALASSIVLIVAGLCIEHNRTRPLLITRWLGSGRMIRFAFGVLLTRIVLSEQSTGAVGFLQGLNQGTEQLHTLYLFMLLGSVAGLAVSALTIDPQHLFKPLIISLALMAIGSSMDSFSTSLTREPQMYFSQFLLAFGGTFFLGPTLVLGISGVISNPRNMVSFSVMFGITQNVGSLIGSALLGTFQVWREKFHSAHIVEHVTLIDAQVQSRLQSASGAYISAIADPAARTSLGIRSLATAATREANTLAYNDVFMLIAVIAVLTMIWITGRATWLWITTEPVAPFTPATPAGARGNGEASSLTPSGAQPS from the coding sequence ATGAACGACAAGTACAGACCCCACGACTGGGCCCCCCACGAGCGACCGACGTTGCCGGGGTCGCCGTCGACGCCCTTGCACGCGACGCCCAAGCGCTGGGCGTATGCCATCGTCGGTGTGATCGTGGCGTTGACCGGCGGGCTCGGCAATGCGCTGGTGGTCGCCAACCTTCAATACCTGCAAGGCTCGCTGGGCGCCACCCAGGCAGAGATCGCCTGGCTGCCCGCCGCGTACGTCATGACCAACGTTTCGATGAACCTGCTGCTGGTAAAGTTTCGCCAGCAGTTCGGTTTGCGCGCCTTCACCGAAGTGTTCCTGGTGCTGTACGCGCTGGTCACCTTTGCGCACCTGTTCGTCAACGACATCGAATCGGCGGTTGCCGTTCGGGCAGCCCACGGCATGGTCGGCGCGGCGCTGAGTTCGCTGGGCCTGTACTACATGATCCAGGCCTTCCCGCAGAAGTGGAGAATGAAAGCGCTGGTGCTGGGGCTCGGTACCGCGCAGCTGGCGACACCGCTGGCGCGACTGGTCTCCGAAGACCTGCTGCAAATCGCCGAGTGGCGCGGGCTTTACCTGTTCGAACTGGGCATGTGCCTGCTGTCCCTGGGCTGCGTACTGATTCTCAAACTGCCGCCCGGCGACCGCTTCAAAGCCTTTGAAAAACTCGACTTCCTGACCTTCGCCTTGCTCGCTTCAGGCTTCGCGGCGTTGTGCGCTGCGTTGTCGCTGGGGCGGATCGAATGGTGGCTTGAAGAGCCGTGGATCGGCGTCGCCCTGGCCTCGTCCATCGTGCTGATCGTGGCCGGGCTGTGCATCGAGCACAACCGCACCCGCCCGCTATTGATCACCCGCTGGCTGGGCAGTGGCCGGATGATCCGTTTCGCCTTCGGTGTGCTGCTGACGCGGATCGTGCTGTCGGAGCAATCCACGGGCGCGGTCGGTTTTCTTCAGGGCCTGAATCAGGGCACCGAGCAGTTGCACACGTTGTACCTGTTTATGCTGCTGGGCAGCGTCGCGGGCCTTGCGGTCAGCGCGCTGACGATCGATCCGCAGCACCTGTTCAAGCCGCTGATCATCTCGCTGGCATTGATGGCGATCGGTTCAAGCATGGACAGCTTTTCCACCAGCCTGACCCGTGAACCGCAGATGTATTTCAGTCAGTTCCTGCTGGCGTTCGGCGGCACGTTCTTCCTCGGACCTACCCTGGTCCTGGGCATCAGCGGGGTGATCAGCAACCCGCGCAACATGGTCAGTTTTTCGGTGATGTTCGGGATCACCCAGAACGTCGGCAGCCTGATCGGCTCGGCGTTGCTGGGCACCTTTCAGGTCTGGCGCGAGAAATTCCATTCGGCGCACATTGTCGAGCACGTCACGCTGATTGATGCGCAGGTGCAGTCGCGCCTGCAAAGCGCGAGCGGCGCGTATATTTCCGCCATCGCCGACCCGGCGGCGCGCACCAGCCTGGGCATTCGCTCGCTGGCGACCGCCGCCACGCGCGAAGCCAATACCCTGGCCTACAACGACGTATTCATGCTGATCGCAGTCATCGCGGTGCTGACCATGATATGGATCACCGGCCGCGCCACCTGGCTGTGGATCACCACCGAGCCGGTCGCACCCTTTACTCCGGCGACCCCTGCGGGCGCGCGTGGTAACGGTGAAGCCTCTTCCTTAACACCTTCTGGCGCTCAACCTTCATGA